A single genomic interval of Camelina sativa cultivar DH55 chromosome 11, Cs, whole genome shotgun sequence harbors:
- the LOC104727353 gene encoding uncharacterized protein LOC104727353 gives MINAFKTIRSLPSNTVAFFSPPSRLGRKVTRVSFATAPDQQKMDKKPETPNEKTGDVMSHSFGEGYATRSDEEGVGGTYGGKQTLQKDNEVHENHPDYDKTQGSEAKEKEKARNQTQSHC, from the exons ATGATCAACGCGTTTAAGACCATCCGATCACTACCCTCGAATACCGTCGCTTTCTTCTCGCCACCGTCTCGATTAGGCCGCAAAGTCACTCGAGTTAGTTTCGCCACCGCTCCTGATCAGCAAAAGATGGATAAAAAGCCTGAAACTCCAAACGAGAAAACCGG TGACGTGATGTCGCATTCGTTTGGAGAAGGGTACGCGACGAGGTCTGATGAAGAAGGGGTTGGAGGAACCTATGGAGGAAAGCAAACTCTTCAAAAGGATAACGAGGTCCATGAGAATCACCCtg ATTATGACAAAACTCAAGGTAGTGAAgcgaaggagaaggagaaagcaaGAAACCAGACACAATCTCATTGCTGA
- the LOC104727352 gene encoding LOW QUALITY PROTEIN: wall-associated receptor kinase-like 21 (The sequence of the model RefSeq protein was modified relative to this genomic sequence to represent the inferred CDS: inserted 1 base in 1 codon) produces the protein MGKTRQPYLVFLFFLTTQAIAKQTTGSVKCQAGSLRYPFGFADGYPIRFNCSKITGDAVIGEFAVQEVTNTNIYVTVPPVCKRKIGKIGQLSQENMAPSYLQNIILVQGCKKEQSYNCLIRRKFVEDRLNISRCKSPVTCLDGVTTTNTTTAADVMSIGDVLNRSGCKYWFSSITPDSKNTKSDISFSLGRLKLDWWLQKSCNKANCSENADCTDVKLADGGFGHRCTCRDGFTGEAFTVPGGCRRLVAKHRGLRKLVVFGTAGVLVGVLVLAVLMFTYIFRHKRSASLTTTSSIANRLLCELAGNSSVPFYTYKEIEKATDSFSDKNKLGTGAYGTVYAGEFPNSSWVAIKRLXRKDTTSIDQVVNEIKLLSSVSHPNLVRLLGCCIADGEPFLVYEFMPNGTLSQHLQHERGQTPLSWPLRLAIASQTANAIAHLHSSVNPPIYHRDIKSSNILLDFEFNSKISDFGLSRVGMSTDFEASHISTAPQGTPGYLDPQYHQDFQLSDKSDVYSFGVVLVEIISGFKVIDFTRPYTEVNLASLAIDRIGRGRMVDIIDPCLKTENDPKMFASIHNLAELAFSCLSFHRNMRPTMIEVTEDLQRIKLMYFGTESRKSKNRYEET, from the exons ATGGGAAAGACTCGCCAACCGTAtctcgtcttcctcttcttcttaacCACTCAAGCCATAGCTAAACAAACCACCGGTTCGGTTAAGTGCCAGGCCGGTTCGCTGCGTTATCCATTCGGTTTCGCCGACGGTTATCCGATCCGATTCAACTGCTCTAAGATAACCGGAGATGCGGTAATCGGCGAATTCGCGGTACAGGAAGTAACCAATACCAACATCTACGTCACGGTCCCGCCGGTTTGCAAACGCAAGATCGGTAAAATAGGACAACTCTCCCAAGAAAACATGGCTCCGTCGTATTTACAGAACATAATTCTCGTCCAAGGATGCAAGAAGGAACAGTCGTATAATTGTTTAATCCGCCGTAAATTCGTAGAGGATCGGTTAAATATCAGCAGATGCAAATCTCCGGTTACTTGTCTCGACGGGGTCACGACGACGAATACAACAACTGCCGCCGATGTGATGAGTATTGGAGACGTTTTGAACCGAAGTGGATGTAAGTATTGGTTCTCTTCGATTACGCCTGATTCCAAGAATACTAAATCGGATATTTCGTTCAGTTTGGGTCGGCTCAAGCTTGATTGGTGGCTTCAGAAAAGTTGTAATAAGGCTAACTGCTCGGAGAACGCTGATTGTACGGATGTCAAACTCGCCGACGGTGGATTCGGTCATCGCTGCACTTGTCGTGATGGATTTACCGGTGAAGCCTTCACCGTGCCTGGCGGTTGCCGCCGATTAG TTGCCAAACACAGAGGACTACGCAAGCTCGTGGTTTTTGGTACTG cagGGGTTTTGGTTGGAGTTTTAGTACTGGCGGTCTTGATGTTTACGTATATCTTCCGACACAAGCGATCTGCGTCATtgacaacaacatcatcaatcGCGAATCGCTTGCTTTGCGAGCTAGCTGGAAACTCCAGTGTTCCTTTCTATACCTacaaagagattgagaaagctACTGATAGTTTCTCTGACAAGAACAAGCTCGGAACTGGAGCATATGGAACAGTTTACGCTGGCGAGTTCCCAAACAGCTCATGGGTCGCTATAAAACGTC GACGTAAAGACACTACGAGCATTGACCAAGTCGTGAACGAGATCAAGCTTCTTTCCTCTGTGAGCCACCCGAACCTAGTCCGTCTCTTAGGTTGTTGCATCGCCGATGGAGAACCGTTTCTAGTCTACGAGTTCATGCCAAACGGAACGCTTTCTCAGCATTTACAACACGAGAGAGGCCAAACACCGCTTTCTTGGCCGCTCCGTCTCGCCATTGCGTCTCAAACCGCAAACGCAATCGCACATCTCCACTCTTCAGTAAACCCTCCTATCTACCACCGGGACATCAAATCTAGCAACATCCTCCTCGACTTCGAGTTCAACTCCAAGATCTCGGATTTCGGACTCTCTAGGGTCGGCATGTCCACCGATTTCGAAGCATCTCATATCTCCACGGCTCCGCAAGGCACTCCAGGATACTTAGACCCTCAGTATCACCAAGATTTTCAGCTCTCGGACAAGAGCGATGTGTATAGCTTTGGAGTTGTTCTCGTGGAAATCATCTCAGGATTTAAAGTCATAGACTTTACTCGTCCCTACACCGAAGTGAATCTAGCTTCTCTTGCCATCGACAGGATAGGAAGAGGGCGTATGGTAGATATCATCGATCCCTGCTTAAAAACAGAAAACGATCCGAAAATGTTTGCCTCTATCCACAACTTAGCTGAACTGGCCTTTAGCTGCTTATCCTTTCATAGAAACATGAGGCCTACAATGATAGAAGTTACGGAAGATCTCCAACGGATTAAGCTTATGTACTTTGGTACAGAGTCAAGGAAGTCCAAAAACCGATATGAAGAGACATGA
- the LOC104727351 gene encoding uncharacterized protein LOC104727351 encodes MACLEMYNSNGGGMSPRISFSNDFVEIRPETTKTTRSSPLSKPEGSSSSSDNFEFSVANYTMMPADELFSKGKLLPFKETNQVQRTLREELLVEEDEDEAGPRDATNIFSLKPPIFSSSSSSSSSYSSSKGRWKGLLGLKRAHVGSKNNEERFVHMINNNKQSQEGMGGREGSSCSREMKKSM; translated from the exons ATGGCATGCTTAGAAATGTACAACTCCAATGGTGGTGGTATGAGTCCTAGAATCTCTTTCTCTAACGATTTCGTTGAGATTAGGCCTGAGACGACCAAGACGACGAGATCAAGCCCTCTCTCTAAACCagagggttcttcttcttcttctgataatTTCGAGTTTTCTGTCGCAAACTACACGATGATGCCAGCTGATGAACTCTTCTCTAAAGGAAAGCTTTTGCCTTTCAAGGAAACCAATCAAGTCCAGAGAACATTGAGAGAAGAGCTTCTcgttgaagaagacgaagatgaagcaGGTCCACGTGATGCTACCAACATCTTCTCTCTCAAGCCACCCATcttctcatcctcttcttcttcttcttcttcttattcttcttccaaGGGAAGGTGGAAAGGGCTTTTGGGCCTTAAGAGGGCCCATGTTGGGTCTAAGAACAATGAAGAACGATTTGTTCATATGattaacaataacaaacaatctCAG GAAGGAATGGGTGGAAGAGAAGGGTCAAGTTGCAGcagggagatgaagaagagtatGTAG